A stretch of DNA from Spirosoma endbachense:
ACTACTCAGCAGCTCATGCTTCTTTTCGCCTGATACCCAGCCTTCGAACCGTACGAGCGATTCGAGTTTATGCTCAGCGATGTAAGCTTGTAGTTGTTCGGTTTCGCCGTTACCACCCACCCGAAGCAATAGACGACCATGAAGTGCTGCCTGATGAAGACGCACGGTATCTAATAGGTCAAAAATTCCCTTTCTATGACCGATTGCCCCTAAAAACAGGACATTGAGTGGGCCGTTAACTGGCTTTAGAGCTAGGGGTGAATCTTTGGATTCGCGCTGATGAATGACATTGCCTAGAACCTCCAGACGTTTTGTCTGGAAATTCTGGGCAAAGAAATCTTGCCAGTAAGTCGATAAGCCAATAACCATGTCGGCATGTTCAACCAGAAAACGAATGAAGCGTTTGCTTACTGGATCGCTTTGTAGATAGAAACTCTCAAAGCGAGAGCCGTGCATATGGTAAATAACCTGCTTGCCAAAACCATATTTAGCAGTTATGAACAAGACTAGCTTGCGATAGAAACTACCGTGTGATGAAGCCTGAAGGTGCACAATACGAATGTCATTATCAGTCCATAAGGTTCGGATAAATCGGCCATACTGTTTTAGAAAGAATGGAATCAATTGCCACTTTTTCGCAGTTGGTTTATGGCTGGTAACGCATTTGTAAATGGCAAAATGACGGGCATACACATTCATAACACTGCCGATACCACCTCGGTAGTTTATATGATCAGGGCCAGCGGTCAGCACTTGTTTTGCGATGCCTTGGGGTACTAATGCATCATCGTTTCTGGGAGGAGAAGTGGCTGTTATCATCGTGTTTTTAGCTTATCAATAGCTAGCCAGATACCGACTAGCCGTTTGTCGAACATCGAAAGTTGTACAGGCATGTTGCCGAGCACTGGTAGCCATCGTCCGGACAGCTTTGGATTCGTAATCCAGCACTAACCCCCGAATGCGTTCGGCGAGTTGATGCGCATCGCCCGAAGGGAAAGAATAGCCAAATCGATCGTTGTCAATTAATTCCATTGGGCCGTCAATGGCTGATACCAATACCGGTACTCCGGCGGCCATACCCTCAGCTACCGTTAGGCCAAAGCCTTCATAGAGAGAAGGTTGTACCAGCAAATGATAGTTTTGTAATTCCTGGTATAAGTCGGCCCGGGTTTTCAAGCCCGCAAAGGTGACATAGTTGTTCAGGCCAAGATCATTGGTTAGTTGCTGCAAATAAGTCCTTGATTCACCTTCGCCCACGAACTCAACCCGCAAGTGAGTAAGTTGGTAGGTGTAAACCAATTCGCGTAAAGCGTTTAGCAGAATATGCTGGCCTTTTTTGTTATGCTGTAGTCGACTGATTTGCACAATTCTAAATATTTCATTGGCTGTATAGGCAGTTCTGGCTACGATCGCTTCTGTCCGGATGCCATTATAAATCCGGTACGCATCCAGGCCTGTTCGTTGCAAAACATCCTGCCGAACAATGTCGGAAATCGCAAATAGTTTATCATAGCGACCAAAGTAGGAGGTTGGTACCTGTACATCGTGAATCGTTAGATAGCGCCGTCCGGTGCGACCCCAGAGTAGCCTGGCAATCTGATGATTATGGCAGTGGACAACATCTGGTTTTAGCCGGAGTAAGGCTGCATTTAGTTTTGTAATGTACAGTGGATTTCGACTACCTTTTGGACGTCCAATGCGCAAAATCACCACACGAGGATCAATTGTCGCTATTAAATTGACGTCAATCTGCTCGTTGATCAGTAATAAATACACCGTTGCATACGCACACTGCTCGTTGAGAATATCCACCAGCATGGTTTCGATTCCACCCGTCTCTAAACCAAAGTTGATATGAACGATTTTCATTGGCGTGGCCATATTAAGCTTTACTGAATTTTAATGAACTGTATTGACGATGTAGTCGGCTGTAGCCAGTTCATTCGCGATGATTTTAGCTGGATTCCCAATAACAACACTGTTGGCTGGTACGTCGAATGGTACATAAGCATTAGGGGCTATCAGCACGTTATCGCCAATTGTGACATTCCCTACAATTACCGCCCCAGCACCGATCCATACTTTGTTTCCAATAGTGGGATAACCTTTGGTTCGACCCCGGTTAGTTTGCCCAATCGTGACGTTATGCGACACGTAGCAGTTGTCGCCAATAATGGCCTTACTATTAATGACGACACATCCGAAATGACTAATCTGAAAACCCTTTCCAATTTTTGTGTGATGGGCAATCTGAAAGCCATATTTGTAGGTATAATGGTGATAGAAAATGCGGTAGAATATACCGGCAAGGCTGTATTTTCCGTGTTTCGCAGATTTTCGCATGAAGTACGTATAGCGAAATCCAGGAATTCGAAGACTGCGGAGAAAGCTGCGGAAATCGGTACGTCCAGCGTAGCGGTATAAATCCGCTTTAATTAGTTCGTCCATGAGTTCCGTTTTGTTATTAGATGAAGTAAAAGCTAGGTTGATTTTGTGAGCAAAATCTGTTTAGCAATATCTTTAAGTGTATAGTATCGTGTTTTCATTAGTGTGCGACTATAAGCGTTGGCACCATGTTTTTGTAAAACCTGTTGAATATCACGGTAGAATCTGCGTCCACCCGTACTGGTTTTTGTATTTCCCCAGCGCCTATAAGCGGCAATTGGTTTTTCAGAATAGCGATAAATAGGAGCATAGTCTAACAGGCGTAACCATAAATCCAGATCCATGCAATAGTGAATAGTTTCATTCACGTAGCCAACCTGTTGTACTAATTTGGTAGGATAAAAAGAGCCAGGCTGGATTACATCGTAATTTTGGTTTAACAGATGCGTTCGGTTAGGGATATCTGTTTTAATTACACCGAGATCACGATTCTGTTCATCAAGAATACGAAGCGTATTCCCGTAATAAATTCCTCCATCTGGATGTTGCTTGTATAGATTGACTATCTGTGTGACACAATCTGGAAGCAAGACGTCGTCAGAGTTTATCCAGCCAACCAAATCGCCCGTTGCAGCCCGGAACCCTTTATTGATAGCATCAGATTGTCCTTTATCTCGTTCATGAATGACGATGTCAATACGATCACGGTAGCGACTGACAATATCCATTGTTTCATCGGTAGAACCACCGTCTACCAGCAGGTACTCGATATTCGGATACGTCTGGTTTAACACTGATTGAATAGTAGCTTCGATAAATTGCCCCTGGTTATAAGAAGGCGTAACGATTGTTACTTTGGGAAGTATAGCGTCCATAAATTTTATCTGTTTTCAAGCAGGATTATTCGAATAAAGCTTTACCAGGCCGGTTCTATTTCTAATGATTGAGCCTGGGTAAGGTCAGGTGAATCAGATCGTTGTTGAATGGTTCGAATGGGAGAATTGTATGCTGCTTTGGTAACTATTACTGCCAAAAAGACGATGAGAGTCCGAAAGGGAATCATGAGTAATTCTGTTCCGGCAAACGAGATCAGAAATGTAACAGAAACAGTTAGTAGTCCGACAACACTGAATGGCACTAAACGATGCCTGTAGAATAAGCGTATGAATTGAATGAGTACAATAATAAAGAGGATTGTACCGACAAATCCCAATTGTAGAATTAGGAGCGACCAGGCTATATCTCCTGTATTTATCTGGGAAATGCGTCCCGTTCGTTCGTCGAATGCTCCTACTTCAAATGAGAGTTGCTCCGCCTGGCGGGTGTTTTCCGATAGCAATCCAATCCCGAACACATAACCTCCTGGTTTGGCTGTAATGTAATTAATGCGTTCAAAGAGGTGCGCCATACGGAAGGCAAAGGTGTTTTCACCATAATCCGTTGTGGCCAGAGATTGTCCTGTTGTAAACGTTTTGTTAAAATCCGTCAGCCCTTCATTAATTCGAGAGCTAATCATGTCGACAGTTGAAACACCATAGCCGATTACTACCAAGAGGGAGATGTAAAATGCCCGCTGGCTTCGTGTCTGCTGAAACAAGACATAGAGACTGGACATTACAACGATACCAAAAATATAGTTTCGATGTAATGGAGCTATAACTGTTACTAGAAGAATACTAAGTACGCCCCAATGTATTGCCCTAGACCGGCAGCGAAATTGGAATAGGTAATAAAAAACAGTAGGTGTCAGGAAAACAGGTGTGTTATAAAAGCGTGTAAAAGCAAACTTCTCAACAGTTGTAGTAGCTACTTCACTACCGGCCATTGTAGAATTTAATAAAGCCTGGCCAATTACAAGCTGACATAAAAAGATTACACTCTGAATAACAGTTATTACGGCTATTGTATGAAATA
This window harbors:
- a CDS encoding glycosyltransferase family 4 protein; this translates as MITATSPPRNDDALVPQGIAKQVLTAGPDHINYRGGIGSVMNVYARHFAIYKCVTSHKPTAKKWQLIPFFLKQYGRFIRTLWTDNDIRIVHLQASSHGSFYRKLVLFITAKYGFGKQVIYHMHGSRFESFYLQSDPVSKRFIRFLVEHADMVIGLSTYWQDFFAQNFQTKRLEVLGNVIHQRESKDSPLALKPVNGPLNVLFLGAIGHRKGIFDLLDTVRLHQAALHGRLLLRVGGNGETEQLQAYIAEHKLESLVRFEGWVSGEKKHELLSSSDVYILPSYNEGLPLSILEAMNYHLPIISTPVGGTAEAVHEGINGFLVPPGDKEAIYNRLLRFIAEPDLVTQMGAASGRIVQQYQPETIFPRLRGIYESMLVKTA
- a CDS encoding glycosyltransferase, whose protein sequence is MKIVHINFGLETGGIETMLVDILNEQCAYATVYLLLINEQIDVNLIATIDPRVVILRIGRPKGSRNPLYITKLNAALLRLKPDVVHCHNHQIARLLWGRTGRRYLTIHDVQVPTSYFGRYDKLFAISDIVRQDVLQRTGLDAYRIYNGIRTEAIVARTAYTANEIFRIVQISRLQHNKKGQHILLNALRELVYTYQLTHLRVEFVGEGESRTYLQQLTNDLGLNNYVTFAGLKTRADLYQELQNYHLLVQPSLYEGFGLTVAEGMAAGVPVLVSAIDGPMELIDNDRFGYSFPSGDAHQLAERIRGLVLDYESKAVRTMATSARQHACTTFDVRQTASRYLASY
- a CDS encoding serine O-acetyltransferase; protein product: MDELIKADLYRYAGRTDFRSFLRSLRIPGFRYTYFMRKSAKHGKYSLAGIFYRIFYHHYTYKYGFQIAHHTKIGKGFQISHFGCVVINSKAIIGDNCYVSHNVTIGQTNRGRTKGYPTIGNKVWIGAGAVIVGNVTIGDNVLIAPNAYVPFDVPANSVVIGNPAKIIANELATADYIVNTVH
- a CDS encoding glycosyltransferase family 2 protein, giving the protein MDAILPKVTIVTPSYNQGQFIEATIQSVLNQTYPNIEYLLVDGGSTDETMDIVSRYRDRIDIVIHERDKGQSDAINKGFRAATGDLVGWINSDDVLLPDCVTQIVNLYKQHPDGGIYYGNTLRILDEQNRDLGVIKTDIPNRTHLLNQNYDVIQPGSFYPTKLVQQVGYVNETIHYCMDLDLWLRLLDYAPIYRYSEKPIAAYRRWGNTKTSTGGRRFYRDIQQVLQKHGANAYSRTLMKTRYYTLKDIAKQILLTKST